In one window of Pseudodesulfovibrio sediminis DNA:
- the trsM gene encoding DVU_1556 family methyltransferase, translated as MVDTRPLWEQPVLQQAAGDTLRPGGFDITDRGAELAGILPGWRVLDIGCGLGATVARLRSRYGANAYGIDASSEQLQRAEDNTYLFEMRGDSLPFSADSFNAIFAECVLSLMPHKDTALEHWYRVLNPGGFLILSDIFSDGHISANSSPCAQGSIPLADTRTLVEKAGFIVRQVEDHSHRLKELAAKLIFAGHTGESCRCQNGKPGYYLLVAQKGGASHAG; from the coding sequence CGCCCCGGCGGCTTCGACATCACCGACAGGGGGGCGGAACTGGCAGGAATTCTGCCGGGATGGCGCGTCCTTGATATCGGCTGCGGCCTTGGCGCGACTGTTGCCAGATTACGTTCCCGATACGGTGCCAACGCCTATGGCATCGACGCCTCAAGCGAACAACTGCAACGGGCTGAAGACAACACGTATCTCTTTGAAATGAGAGGTGATTCCCTACCCTTTTCCGCCGACTCGTTTAACGCTATCTTCGCTGAATGTGTCCTCTCCCTCATGCCGCATAAGGATACCGCGCTCGAACACTGGTATAGGGTGCTCAACCCTGGTGGTTTCCTCATTCTTTCCGACATTTTTTCCGACGGACACATCAGCGCGAATTCCAGCCCCTGCGCACAGGGAAGCATTCCGCTGGCCGACACGCGGACGCTGGTAGAAAAGGCCGGTTTCATCGTCCGTCAGGTTGAAGATCATTCACATCGACTCAAGGAACTGGCGGCCAAACTCATCTTCGCCGGTCATACGGGGGAGAGTTGTCGTTGTCAGAATGGAAAACCGGGATATTACTTACTGGTCGCACAAAAAGGAGGAGCATCACATGCTGGATGA
- a CDS encoding DVU_1555 family C-GCAxxG-C-C protein, whose product MLDDAGLKVMELGGKGYCCTQIMILLALDEMGRENPDLVRSAAGLCNGLGDCSGPCGVLSGAAMILGLYSGKGLDMEEAEECLPVMLEELRDWFTETTAEFGGTTCTAILGGECGQPDPIRCGGLLSAAVEQVREILVANELDPTEGRDE is encoded by the coding sequence ATGCTGGATGATGCCGGATTGAAAGTAATGGAGCTGGGTGGTAAAGGCTATTGCTGTACTCAGATCATGATCCTGTTGGCACTGGACGAGATGGGCAGAGAGAACCCTGATCTGGTCCGCTCTGCGGCCGGCCTGTGCAACGGGCTTGGAGACTGCTCTGGCCCATGCGGCGTACTCAGCGGCGCGGCCATGATTCTGGGGTTGTACAGCGGCAAAGGCTTGGACATGGAAGAGGCCGAAGAGTGTCTGCCGGTCATGCTCGAAGAACTCAGAGACTGGTTTACGGAAACAACCGCTGAATTTGGCGGCACAACCTGCACGGCCATCCTCGGTGGCGAATGCGGACAGCCCGACCCGATCCGTTGCGGTGGGCTGCTGTCAGCAGCCGTTGAACAGGTGCGCGAGATTCTGGTTGCCAACGAACTCGATCCCACTGAAGGTCGTGACGAATAA
- the trsS gene encoding radical SAM (seleno)protein TrsS → MSSPARSVCPICLAPIPASHETVGQDTYLVKTCPEHGAFRTIVWRGAPDHAAWARPKIPSRPKTPFTKREKGCPQDCGLCEGHGQHTCTAVLEVTWRCDLGCPVCFASSGKKAPADPTVEKIDFLLERVILASGHCNLQLSGGEPTARHDLPALVSLAKEKGFPFVQLNTNGIRLGTDRNYAQTLAQAGLDSVFLQFDGITDQSYMALRGRPLLEEKFAAVRNLAEAGIGIVLVPTVVPGVNDLGLGDILHYAAQNSPAVRGVHFQPVSYFGRYPEAPGDDQRITLPDVMRRLEEQTDGMVKVTDFLPPGCEHSHCSFHGNYLVSEDGSLQRLSAGGSCGCAPRPASEGADKAKSFVRQQWAPPADGFAIEQMAKKDDLDAFIARATSHKLAVSGMAFQDAWTLDLERLQGCCIHEVSPDGRLIPFCAYNLTAMNGEPLYRGKCHDNVEA, encoded by the coding sequence ATGTCCTCCCCCGCCCGTAGCGTCTGTCCCATATGCCTGGCACCGATCCCGGCCTCCCATGAGACCGTGGGGCAGGACACCTATCTGGTGAAAACCTGCCCTGAACATGGAGCGTTTCGCACCATCGTCTGGAGGGGCGCTCCTGATCATGCGGCATGGGCCCGGCCCAAGATTCCCTCCCGTCCCAAGACACCCTTCACCAAGCGGGAAAAAGGGTGCCCACAGGATTGCGGTCTGTGCGAAGGCCATGGGCAGCATACCTGCACCGCTGTTTTGGAAGTGACCTGGAGATGCGACCTTGGCTGCCCGGTCTGCTTTGCCTCGTCCGGCAAGAAAGCCCCTGCAGATCCCACGGTAGAAAAAATCGATTTCCTGCTGGAGCGCGTCATCCTCGCCTCCGGCCATTGCAACCTCCAGCTCTCAGGCGGCGAGCCCACGGCCCGACACGATCTGCCAGCCCTTGTTTCTCTGGCAAAAGAGAAAGGATTCCCCTTTGTCCAGCTCAACACCAATGGCATCAGGCTGGGCACTGACCGGAACTATGCGCAGACTTTGGCCCAGGCCGGACTGGATTCCGTATTTCTTCAGTTTGACGGCATAACCGATCAATCCTACATGGCCCTGCGGGGCCGCCCCCTGCTGGAAGAAAAGTTCGCAGCAGTACGTAACCTGGCTGAGGCCGGTATCGGCATCGTTCTGGTTCCAACCGTGGTGCCCGGCGTCAACGATCTGGGACTGGGCGACATCCTGCACTATGCCGCGCAGAATTCACCTGCCGTGCGTGGCGTCCATTTTCAACCGGTCAGCTACTTCGGTCGGTACCCGGAAGCGCCCGGTGATGACCAGCGCATCACCCTGCCCGATGTCATGCGGCGGCTGGAGGAACAGACCGACGGCATGGTCAAGGTCACGGACTTTCTGCCTCCCGGCTGTGAGCATTCCCACTGCTCTTTCCATGGCAACTATCTGGTCTCCGAAGACGGTTCGCTGCAACGACTGTCTGCAGGTGGTTCCTGTGGATGCGCGCCCCGCCCCGCCTCAGAAGGCGCGGACAAGGCCAAATCCTTTGTCCGTCAGCAGTGGGCGCCCCCGGCCGATGGCTTTGCAATCGAACAAATGGCGAAAAAGGACGACCTTGATGCCTTTATCGCTCGGGCGACCTCCCATAAATTGGCTGTATCCGGCATGGCTTTTCAGGACGCCTGGACACTGGACCTTGAGCGGTTGCAGGGGTGCTGCATACATGAAGTCTCACCGGACGGCAGGCTCATTCCATTTTGCGCATACAACCTGACAGCCATGAACGGCGAACCGCTGTATCGAGGCAAATGTCATGACAACGTTGAAGCTTGA
- a CDS encoding DVU_1553 family AMP-dependent CoA ligase gives MTTLKLDTCLMRRMGLPEGSTPPSFEAVRGWQARTLRDLVAHAQQRSPFYARHFDGVEADQIKNLDDFSRLPMLTADDVRRKPEDMLCVSQDEITRIVTLQSSGTTGEPKRIFYTSEDLEATVDYFHWGMSHLVGPGETAFVLMPGERPGGVGQLLMQALERAGARAVAHGVMEDSEAALDHLLQENGTCIVGPASHVNMLACAWQRRGLPKGRIKSVLLCWDATPDAVVRRVTDALGCRTYRHWGMIETGLGGAVECAPGAGMHLRETDVYLEIIDPKTGTPMPDGEFGEMVVSTPLKRGMPLIRYRTGDLGRILRGHCPCGTPLRRLDATICRIGGGTPLHTGTLELGELNEALFALPEVEDFVASYGDGLLRLEICSPETDSAKNVMKTLATIPVVRLNTNATQLNMEIVIRNTSEPAIHGLAKRQIMRVKGN, from the coding sequence ATGACAACGTTGAAGCTTGATACCTGTCTCATGCGCCGCATGGGCCTCCCCGAAGGCTCTACTCCACCGTCCTTTGAGGCGGTCCGCGGTTGGCAGGCAAGAACCTTGCGAGACCTTGTCGCTCACGCACAACAGCGCAGTCCTTTCTACGCCCGTCACTTCGACGGTGTCGAAGCGGACCAGATAAAGAACCTCGACGATTTCTCCCGCCTCCCGATGCTCACTGCGGACGATGTACGGCGCAAGCCAGAGGACATGCTCTGCGTTTCGCAGGACGAAATAACCCGCATCGTCACACTGCAAAGTTCCGGCACAACCGGCGAACCCAAGCGTATTTTCTATACCAGCGAGGATCTGGAAGCCACGGTGGATTATTTCCACTGGGGCATGAGCCATCTCGTGGGGCCGGGCGAGACAGCCTTTGTACTCATGCCGGGAGAACGTCCGGGCGGCGTAGGTCAACTGCTGATGCAGGCGCTTGAACGGGCTGGTGCCCGCGCCGTTGCGCACGGTGTCATGGAGGACAGCGAGGCCGCACTGGATCATCTCTTACAAGAAAACGGGACCTGTATCGTGGGACCGGCATCCCATGTGAATATGCTTGCCTGCGCCTGGCAGCGCCGCGGACTGCCCAAGGGACGCATCAAATCCGTGCTGCTCTGCTGGGACGCGACCCCGGACGCCGTGGTCCGACGCGTGACCGATGCCCTCGGCTGCCGAACATATCGCCACTGGGGCATGATTGAAACCGGTCTGGGTGGTGCCGTTGAATGCGCCCCCGGGGCAGGCATGCACCTGCGTGAAACCGATGTCTATCTGGAAATAATCGATCCGAAAACAGGAACCCCGATGCCAGACGGCGAATTTGGCGAGATGGTGGTTTCCACTCCCCTGAAGCGGGGAATGCCTCTTATCCGTTACCGCACAGGCGATCTGGGACGGATACTCCGGGGGCACTGTCCGTGCGGCACGCCCCTGCGTCGATTGGATGCAACTATTTGCAGAATTGGCGGCGGTACTCCCTTGCACACGGGCACGCTGGAACTCGGCGAATTGAACGAGGCGCTGTTCGCTCTTCCCGAAGTGGAAGATTTTGTTGCCTCTTACGGGGACGGCCTTCTTCGCCTGGAAATATGCAGCCCTGAAACAGACAGTGCAAAAAATGTCATGAAGACCCTTGCAACAATACCTGTTGTAAGGCTAAATACAAACGCAACTCAACTCAATATGGAAATCGTCATTCGCAACACCAGTGAACCCGCCATTCACGGTCTTGCCAAACGACAAATCATGCGAGTGAAAGGAAACTGA
- a CDS encoding XdhC family aldehyde oxidoreductase maturation factor: MKAFVRSVCELIENGETFTLASVVHSTGSTPRSSGAKMAVRADGSIFGTIGGGLAEGMACKDGKDMIALGDGTTRFMFVDMTQELAANSDMICGGGLSVLLEVVAPDGPCAQAYKSIDTLLRSGSKCVLLSTYTGEDKASGHVIVTADAVGPEMVMTAFKEAAPVFNKTDAAMALAEPFIPPASVYIYGAGHVSLFTAKVTAMIGMRTVVLDDREEFANTDRFPDVDEVRVIDSFDGCCNNMPIDESSCIIIVTRGHLHDRNVLAEALRTNAGYIGMIGSKKKRDKIYDSLLNDGFTQKDIDRCYCPIGLSIGASTPEEIAVSIGAELIQARSR; this comes from the coding sequence ATGAAAGCGTTCGTCCGCTCCGTCTGCGAGCTTATTGAGAATGGTGAAACATTCACCCTCGCTTCGGTTGTTCACAGCACCGGTTCAACCCCCCGTTCGTCCGGTGCAAAAATGGCTGTACGTGCCGACGGGTCCATCTTCGGCACCATTGGTGGAGGGCTGGCCGAAGGCATGGCCTGCAAAGACGGCAAAGACATGATCGCACTCGGTGACGGCACCACCCGGTTCATGTTTGTGGACATGACGCAGGAGCTGGCCGCCAACTCCGACATGATCTGTGGCGGCGGGTTGTCCGTACTGCTGGAAGTCGTTGCTCCCGATGGTCCCTGCGCCCAGGCGTACAAGTCCATCGACACGCTGCTCCGCTCCGGCTCCAAATGCGTTCTGCTTTCAACCTACACCGGTGAAGACAAAGCCAGCGGTCATGTAATCGTCACTGCCGACGCAGTGGGCCCGGAAATGGTCATGACCGCCTTTAAAGAAGCCGCCCCCGTATTCAACAAGACCGATGCGGCCATGGCGCTTGCCGAGCCGTTCATTCCGCCCGCATCCGTCTATATTTACGGCGCGGGACACGTCTCCCTGTTCACGGCCAAGGTCACGGCCATGATCGGCATGCGTACCGTGGTGCTGGATGATCGGGAAGAATTTGCCAATACGGACCGGTTCCCTGATGTCGACGAAGTGCGCGTGATTGATTCCTTTGACGGATGTTGCAATAATATGCCCATCGATGAAAGCTCGTGCATCATCATTGTCACCCGAGGGCACCTCCACGACCGCAATGTTCTGGCCGAAGCACTCAGGACCAACGCGGGATACATCGGCATGATCGGCAGCAAAAAGAAACGCGATAAAATTTATGATTCCCTTCTGAATGACGGGTTCACTCAAAAAGATATCGACCGATGCTATTGCCCCATCGGGCTAAGCATCGGCGCAAGCACACCCGAGGAGATCGCAGTCTCCATCGGTGCGGAACTTATACAAGCACGATCAAGGTAA
- a CDS encoding DVU_1551 family NTP transferase, whose translation MTKLAAIIPAAGLSSRMGAFKPLLPLGNGTVLSECISAFRVNHLKQIVLVTGKRAGEVGAEVLQTGIQIVHNPNYTDGMFSSVQTGVGMLDDDIDGFFMLPADMPLVRCETVGRLMDEFTMFPSSVVYPRFLGERGHPPVIHRKMIPEILAHNGTGGLRSILERYEDTARDLDVADYGTLHDLDHPADYGLARALAKNQYPTKDECLQIWNVYDTPQVVRRHCIAVSKVGEAICRKVNAMRSNGSKLNRGLVVGAALAHDIGKGYKQHEHVGAERLHDHGFHEAAYVIAAHTDLHLSRNQPLTEREIVFLSDKLVRGVVFSPLKDRYTAKMAKYGHEPEAKKNILNRLSRAQNILERFDKETGISMEQLAQMVLS comes from the coding sequence ATGACGAAACTGGCAGCGATTATTCCGGCTGCGGGGCTTTCCTCCCGCATGGGTGCTTTCAAGCCCTTGCTCCCGCTGGGCAACGGCACAGTCTTGTCGGAATGTATCTCAGCCTTTCGTGTCAACCACCTGAAACAAATCGTGCTGGTCACAGGCAAACGTGCCGGAGAAGTGGGGGCGGAAGTCCTCCAGACCGGCATCCAAATCGTCCATAATCCCAATTATACCGACGGCATGTTCTCATCGGTACAGACCGGCGTGGGCATGCTTGATGATGACATTGACGGATTTTTCATGCTGCCCGCGGACATGCCTTTGGTACGCTGTGAAACTGTCGGACGGCTCATGGACGAGTTCACCATGTTTCCCTCTTCCGTGGTCTACCCCCGTTTTCTCGGCGAACGCGGACACCCGCCGGTCATCCACAGAAAAATGATCCCGGAAATACTGGCCCATAACGGCACCGGCGGTCTGCGAAGCATATTGGAACGGTACGAAGACACGGCCCGCGATCTGGATGTGGCTGATTACGGCACCCTCCACGACCTTGACCATCCCGCCGACTACGGGCTGGCACGCGCCCTTGCCAAGAATCAGTATCCTACCAAGGATGAGTGCCTCCAGATCTGGAATGTGTATGACACCCCACAGGTCGTCAGACGCCACTGCATTGCTGTTTCCAAGGTCGGCGAAGCCATTTGCCGAAAGGTAAACGCCATGCGGAGCAACGGCTCGAAGCTCAATCGCGGTCTGGTGGTGGGCGCCGCTTTGGCCCACGACATCGGCAAAGGGTACAAACAGCACGAGCATGTCGGGGCGGAACGCTTGCATGATCACGGATTTCACGAAGCGGCCTATGTAATCGCAGCGCACACGGACCTCCATCTCTCCAGAAACCAGCCTTTGACCGAGCGGGAAATAGTCTTTCTTTCGGACAAGCTGGTTCGAGGCGTGGTTTTTTCTCCGCTGAAAGACCGCTACACAGCCAAAATGGCCAAGTACGGGCACGAACCGGAAGCCAAGAAAAACATACTCAACCGGCTGAGCAGAGCGCAGAATATTCTGGAACGCTTTGACAAGGAAACCGGGATATCAATGGAACAGCTCGCCCAAATGGTACTCTCATGA
- a CDS encoding histidine phosphatase family protein: protein MILLARHAQTVGGKGRCIGRTALPLSDIGKEQAKHMAEALVHIPLRRLCTSPSQRALDTIAPLARRLDTMPEVHHQLDEIDMGEWDGVPFDDIQKDYPEAYAKRGMDFSGFQPPNGESFNQVAERAMAVLNALAQGPRPVLAVTHAGVIRSVLCRLMQHTLDDLFNFKPAHACMTIIWRGPTGLEIIETNVAPEDVGRYVK from the coding sequence ATGATCCTGTTGGCGCGGCACGCCCAAACCGTTGGCGGTAAAGGCCGATGTATCGGCAGGACCGCACTCCCCCTCTCGGACATAGGCAAGGAGCAGGCCAAACACATGGCCGAGGCACTGGTTCACATTCCCCTGAGAAGGCTGTGCACCAGCCCCTCCCAACGGGCTCTGGACACCATTGCGCCGCTGGCGAGACGGCTCGACACCATGCCGGAAGTCCATCATCAGCTGGATGAAATAGACATGGGAGAATGGGACGGTGTCCCCTTTGACGACATACAGAAAGACTACCCGGAAGCCTATGCCAAACGCGGCATGGACTTCAGTGGATTTCAGCCGCCCAACGGCGAGAGCTTCAATCAGGTCGCGGAACGTGCCATGGCCGTGCTCAATGCCCTGGCGCAAGGTCCCCGCCCGGTGCTGGCCGTCACCCACGCAGGGGTTATCCGATCAGTCCTCTGCCGCCTGATGCAACACACGCTGGATGATCTGTTCAACTTCAAACCCGCTCACGCCTGCATGACCATCATCTGGCGTGGCCCGACCGGGTTGGAAATCATCGAAACCAATGTCGCCCCCGAAGATGTTGGGAGATATGTCAAATAA
- a CDS encoding MFS transporter, whose protein sequence is MSNKKRTENTTPSPLNFLLLCGTVFLIVCNVAVYFSLHVYLQRIGFSGSQSGLVISLYSLAGMILYGTMSSRITPSNAFLSMTIGLIAMFLGGCGYLFTTSLWGLLGLRIVQGIGGFCVFAPCTVLLVSIIPKGKEGSAFSLYSAALLLPYSILPIVSDGLSTLVSSPTWLYAGAASLMLPAAAFTLWLKGNIHLSLDGKSSKKRLGTRDSFANLKQPTILAVLVTNLFYFIIFTGIFFLFQGFALSRGIENAGIFFTIQTGVMIAIRLGANRIFDTLSPKLLITTAMVLTSASLGCLVLLNGSTLLILLAILFGLGMGLCTPPLNALLYQSGDPQFRGFNANMMILTIHAGSFLGPLLGSRMVEITGYTTFLLASALTTLGVGILFMLLAPIPRGHSTRPR, encoded by the coding sequence ATGTCAAATAAAAAGCGAACAGAGAACACCACCCCGTCTCCATTGAATTTTCTCCTGTTATGCGGAACGGTTTTTCTGATCGTCTGCAACGTGGCGGTCTATTTCAGCCTGCATGTCTACCTCCAGCGGATCGGATTTTCCGGCAGTCAGTCCGGGCTTGTCATCAGCCTGTATTCTCTGGCGGGAATGATACTCTACGGAACAATGAGCAGTCGGATCACCCCATCCAATGCCTTCCTGTCCATGACCATAGGTCTGATCGCGATGTTTCTGGGCGGGTGCGGCTACCTCTTTACCACGTCGCTGTGGGGATTGCTGGGGCTGCGCATCGTGCAGGGCATTGGCGGATTTTGCGTTTTTGCGCCATGCACGGTCCTGCTTGTCTCCATCATCCCCAAAGGCAAGGAAGGGTCGGCCTTCAGCCTGTACTCGGCAGCCCTGCTCCTCCCCTACTCAATCCTCCCAATTGTATCGGACGGCCTGAGCACTCTGGTCTCCAGTCCAACATGGCTCTATGCCGGGGCCGCCAGTTTGATGCTTCCAGCAGCCGCTTTCACACTCTGGCTCAAGGGTAATATTCATCTCTCACTCGACGGCAAATCGAGCAAAAAACGATTGGGGACCAGGGACTCCTTTGCCAACCTGAAACAGCCCACCATTCTGGCTGTCCTGGTGACAAACCTCTTCTACTTCATAATATTTACAGGGATCTTCTTTCTCTTTCAGGGCTTCGCACTCTCGCGTGGCATCGAAAACGCGGGCATCTTTTTCACGATCCAGACGGGAGTCATGATAGCCATTCGACTGGGGGCAAACCGCATCTTCGACACTCTGTCCCCCAAACTGCTGATCACTACAGCCATGGTACTCACCAGCGCAAGTCTGGGGTGCCTTGTTCTGCTCAACGGGAGCACCCTGCTCATACTGCTGGCGATCCTGTTCGGTCTCGGCATGGGGCTGTGCACCCCGCCACTCAATGCATTACTCTATCAGAGCGGCGATCCGCAATTCCGTGGGTTCAATGCCAACATGATGATCCTGACCATCCACGCCGGTTCCTTTCTGGGACCGCTGCTGGGAAGTCGCATGGTGGAAATCACAGGCTACACGACCTTTCTCCTGGCATCGGCACTCACAACGTTGGGCGTGGGAATCCTCTTCATGCTGCTGGCCCCCATACCCCGAGGACACTCCACCCGGCCCCGGTAA